In Myxococcus virescens, the genomic stretch CCACGACGGCGCCGTCGGCTCGGATGCGGACGCGGTGGCGTTCGCCGTCCAGGCGCGCGAACAACTCCGGCGCGCGCGCAACGAGCTGCGCACTGCGGTCACTCATCTCATCCTTTACGCCCCCTCGGCGTGCTGCGTGTTCCTGGGCCAGCGGCTCAACGCCGTGGGCCCGGTCGTGGCCTACGAGCGCACCGGCTCAGGTGGCTACGCGCCCGCGCTCACGCTGCAGACAGGGTGAACGCCATGCCGCCGATTTCCGCCCGCACGTTTCGTACCGCGTTCAGCACTCCTCGTTTCATGACGCCGCTCCGGAAAGGTCCCTCAAATGCCTGCCATTGACCTGCTGTTCCCCGTGCAAGGCGGTCCGGTGCCGCTCGACCACGCTTATCTCCTGTTCTCCGCGCTCTCCCGTCACATCCCCGCGCTGCATGAACGCACGGACATGGGGGTGTTCTCGCTTCGAGGTGTGAACAACACGCGGGAGTTGCTCTACCTGGGGCGAGGCACGCTGCGCCTGCGGTGCCCAATCGAAGCCGTGGCTACGCTGCTGCCGCTGGTGAGCGCGCCGCTGGAGGTCGCGGGGAGACGCCTGTCCCTGGGCGCGCCCTCGCTCCATGCGCTGGAGCCTGTGCCCGCATTGTCCGCACGGCTGGTCACCTTCAAGCACGCGATGGATGAGTCTTCGTTCATCGTGGCTGTCTCCCGGGCACTGGAGGCGCTTGGCGTCCAGGCCACGCTGAAGGTGGGGCGCAGGCGCATCGTGCGCATCGCTGGCAAGAAGGTCGTGGGCTTCGCGCTCGAACTTCATGGCTTGTCGGCCGAGCACTCGCTGCGCGTGCAGGAGCAGGGCCTGGGAGGCCGCCGTCACATGGGCTGCGGCCTTTTCCTCCCGCCCGGCCGGGCGGCCCGTGTCCAGTCTCGTGGGAAGGCCGCGTGAAGCGGCTGTTGGCCAAGAGCACGGCCACGCCCGACAGACCCGAGGGCGAGGCCACGTTGTTGGGCCACACGGCCCTGGTGCTGTCAGCCGCGCGGAGGCTCCTGGAGCACCGGGGGCGCGTGTCGCTGCTGGCCGCGGGCCTGGACCCGGCGTTGGAGCCCCGGCTGCGGCGCATCGTCCTGCTGGCCGCCGCGCTCCATGACCTGGGCAAGTGCAGTGAGCACTTCCAATCCATGCTGCGCCGCCAGCGCGAAGCGCCGCAGCTTGTCCGTCACGAAGCGCTCTCGCTGTGGCTCTGCTGGCCAGGGCAGCCGCTCTCCGCATGGCTCCTGCAGGACGTGAGCGAGCGGGACCTGTGCCTGGCGCTGGTCTGCGTGGCCGCACACCACCGCAAGTTCCAGACAGAGGCCTTCGCGCCCGACGGCACCGGAGCGGGGCTGTCGCTGGAGTTGTGGGTCCAGCATGAAGACTTCGCCCGGACGCTGGGGCGCATCGCCGAGGAGCTGGCGCTGTCCGCTCCGCCACTGTTCACCGCGCCCATCGTGCTCCTCGCCACGCGGAAGGAGCACCCGCGCGACCAACTCCAGTCGTGGCAGGACGACTTCGAGCGGACCGTGCCCGCCGGCTCCGTGGACGCGCGGCTCCTGGTCGTGTGCAAGGCGTTGGTGCTCGCGGCGGACGTCGCGGGCTCGGCGCTCCCCCGGAGCGGAGAGAAGCAGGATTGGGTGGTCCGTCAGCTCACGGCGCCCCATCCCGCCGAGGCCCTGCGCGCCGTGGTCGAGCGCCGCCTTGCGGGACGCACACCGCGACCGTTTCAGGAGGAGGTGGCCCGCAGCGCCGCGCCGCTGACCCTGGTCCGCGCGGGCTGTGGCAGTGGCAAGACGGCCGCTGCGTACCTCTGGGCCGCAAGACAGCACCCCGGCCGTCCGTTGTGGCTCACGTATCCGACGATGGGCACGGCGACGGAGGGCTTCCGGGACTACCTCCACGGCGCGGACGTGGAGGCCCGATTGCAGCACTCACGCGCGGCAGTGGATTTCGACATCTTCGGACTCCGCGACGGCGCGGCGCCGGGGACGGGCTCCCGCGACCAGGACCGGCTCGACGCGCTCCGCTCCTGGGGCGCCGACGCGATGAGCTGCACGGCCGATACGGTGCTTGGGCTCGTCCAGAGCCAGCGGCAGGGGCTCTATGCCTGGCCCGGGCTCTGTGCGGCCTGCGTCGTCTTCGACGAAGTCCACGCCTACGACGACCGGCTCTTCGGCTGCCTGCTGCGCTTCCTGGAAGCCCTGCCGGGAATCCCTGCGTTGCTGATGACCGCCAGCCTGCCCGCCACGCGGCTCGACGCGCTGCGCGGCGTGTGCGCGCGCGTTCATGGCCGGAGCCTCGCGGAAGTCGAAGGGCCGGAGGACCTGGAGACACTGCCGCGCTACCAGCGGCTGGACGTCGCGGAGCCGTGGTCTCTCGTGGCGGAGTGCCTGCGAGACCACGGCAAGGTGCTGTGGGTCAGCAACACGGTGGATCGCTGCATGCGGACCGCCGAGGCCGGCACGTCGCACGGTGCGCGCGCGCTGCTGTACCACAGCCGCTTTCGTTACGAGGACCGCGTCCGTCGCCACGGTGACGTCATCGAGGCCTTCGCCACCGAGGGCCGCGCGGCGTTCGCGTCAACGACGCAGGTCGCGGAGATGAGCCTGGACCTGTCAGCGGATCTGCTCGTCACGGATTTGGCGCCCATCCCGGCGCTCATCCAGCGCTTGGGGCGGCTCAATCGCCGCAGCACTCCGGAGCGGCCCGCGCCCGTGCGGCCTTTCGTGGTGCTCCCCTTCGATGGGCCGCCGTACGCCGCGCCGGACCTGCGCAACGCGCGTGCATGGATGGAGCGGCTGGGAACGGGGCCGCTGAGCCAGCGGGACCTGGTGGACGCATGGGGGCCGCCCGGGATGACGAATGCGCCGCGGCGGCAGTCCAGCACCTGGCTGGATGGACGCTTCGACACCTGGCCCGCCCCGTGCCGCGACGGAAGCCCCAGCCTCACGGTCCTCCTGGAACAAGACGCCCGTGCCGTCCTGGACGGAGCGGTGAGCGCTCACCGGGTCACCCTGCCCATGAACCTGCCACCCGAGTCCTTCAAGTGGCGTGCATGGCCCCGCGCGGGCCGGCTGCCATACCCCATCCCTCCAGCGGACGCGCTGGACTACGACGGCCTGCGAGGTGCGCGATGGCGAAAGCCGTGAACCCACGGAAGAAGGCCTTGCCCGCTCCGCTCTCCATCCGGTTGTACGCACCAGGGATGACGCCGCTGCTGCGCGCGGGCGCGGGCGGGTTGGCGGCATCGCTCCGCGCCATCCTCGGGAGCGCTTCACCCGCCGCGCCGTGGCCCTCTCCGGTGCGGCTGGGGCCCGGGACGGCGACGGTGGAGCGGGAGGCCATCCACCTGGACTGGGGCGGCAAGGCACCGGAGGCCACGC encodes the following:
- a CDS encoding CRISPR-associated helicase/endonuclease Cas3, yielding MKRLLAKSTATPDRPEGEATLLGHTALVLSAARRLLEHRGRVSLLAAGLDPALEPRLRRIVLLAAALHDLGKCSEHFQSMLRRQREAPQLVRHEALSLWLCWPGQPLSAWLLQDVSERDLCLALVCVAAHHRKFQTEAFAPDGTGAGLSLELWVQHEDFARTLGRIAEELALSAPPLFTAPIVLLATRKEHPRDQLQSWQDDFERTVPAGSVDARLLVVCKALVLAADVAGSALPRSGEKQDWVVRQLTAPHPAEALRAVVERRLAGRTPRPFQEEVARSAAPLTLVRAGCGSGKTAAAYLWAARQHPGRPLWLTYPTMGTATEGFRDYLHGADVEARLQHSRAAVDFDIFGLRDGAAPGTGSRDQDRLDALRSWGADAMSCTADTVLGLVQSQRQGLYAWPGLCAACVVFDEVHAYDDRLFGCLLRFLEALPGIPALLMTASLPATRLDALRGVCARVHGRSLAEVEGPEDLETLPRYQRLDVAEPWSLVAECLRDHGKVLWVSNTVDRCMRTAEAGTSHGARALLYHSRFRYEDRVRRHGDVIEAFATEGRAAFASTTQVAEMSLDLSADLLVTDLAPIPALIQRLGRLNRRSTPERPAPVRPFVVLPFDGPPYAAPDLRNARAWMERLGTGPLSQRDLVDAWGPPGMTNAPRRQSSTWLDGRFDTWPAPCRDGSPSLTVLLEQDARAVLDGAVSAHRVTLPMNLPPESFKWRAWPRAGRLPYPIPPADALDYDGLRGARWRKP
- the cas6 gene encoding type I-MYXAN CRISPR-associated protein Cas6/Cmx6; the protein is MPAIDLLFPVQGGPVPLDHAYLLFSALSRHIPALHERTDMGVFSLRGVNNTRELLYLGRGTLRLRCPIEAVATLLPLVSAPLEVAGRRLSLGAPSLHALEPVPALSARLVTFKHAMDESSFIVAVSRALEALGVQATLKVGRRRIVRIAGKKVVGFALELHGLSAEHSLRVQEQGLGGRRHMGCGLFLPPGRAARVQSRGKAA